CATGCCATTCTACTTCTGGAACATGCTCATGCACAcgtatctttttttcctttccaagagGGACCAAACTTGTTGGTCTTCTGTTGGTAGTGATTCCCTGAGAAACTGGTGTTCAGTGATCTGGTATCTAATGGCAAATATGCTGTGAAACTATTTTATGCAGTAAGGTTCGTGTCAAATATTCTGAATTTCTTATGCAAGAAGTACCTGAATGAACAAGTGTGCAAACCTTGTGTGGACCTTGCACAGACTACCACATGTTATAATGATCACATAGAAGTCTTATTTTCTCACTGGGTTATCGCAAGGATAAATGAGATCAAAATATGCACGCAGTAAAGTCATTTAAAATTGTTATTGACAAGGTCAAATCTTGAATTTCACTAGTGTATTTTGCTGGTGTGGGATCTGAGCACATGTGTCTGCAtttgtttgggttttctttttaaatattaacAGTATTAAATTGGAATTCAATTAACTGAGTTAAATATGCCATATGTATATATAATCATGTTGCTTCTTTCAGTAAGCAATGTCTTCTAAATACCTTATTGTTTCTACTCTTTGCATTAGGATTCTGATTTCATGAGTGTGACAGGCCTTCTGACGGGGAGTGTGAAGCGTTTCTCCACTATGACCCGGTCGGGAAGAGACAATCGTAAACTTCTTTGCTACGTCTCTGCTGGACTGATTGTAGTCTTCTTCATCCTCTATTATTTGGTGACAAGAGCACGGACTTGAGTAATTGTCAAGATTTTGTATTGGATAGTTGTTGAAGAGGGGGAAAAACTGATGATGAAAATGGTTTTGGAAGATCTTCAGATCCTGAAAATATTATTCAAATGTTGACAGTGATCCAGAGGCACCTCTGTGGATTTCAGTATCATCTCTGGATTGTTTTGACGCGCTCTCTTAAAAAGAATATAATTTATTCTGTCACTGTTTCTTTGAAAATTTAAATGCAGCACAATTCACATCCTTGTTGAAACCAAGTCTATATAATACCTTATTCTCTCTGCTGTCTGGGTGGGAAAGCATGCTGGTGATTCCACCTCTTATAATTTTGTGGTCAGCAGGAAAATCCTGACACCCATGTCAGAGATGTTCAAGTGCCCAATTTAAATGGAAAAATACTACCTGGAGGATAGTGATGCATCTCTTGAGAACTAATTGTGATATGGACAACTTCTTCCTAGAAAAGTAACTTTGAATTTatttccacttttgttaacaccAGCATTTATAAGTAGTCAAACAATCCTTTTTGCCTATTACTCTCAAGGACTTGCTTAGTAAAACAGAGAATATTCCTAAACGAAGGAAGAGTGAGAACTTGCACAAATGATTTTatctcatttttttccttcttgttCTAGTCTGTCCCCTGACCaaattatttatatttgtttCTTGTTATACAAACCTTACCTTATAGCAAGTTAAAGTACATTCGCTTTAAAAAGTTTGTCCAAATCATCCTTTCTGTTAAAGAATTTTATTGATTCATTGATTCTTGGTTAAGTCTTCTTTAGCTGGCTGCTGAATAATTATCCACTTCTCTCTGGAATCAAGTAGCATTTTGCAATACTCctcagttttaatttttgttactAGGTTCTGGCACCTGGAGTGCCAGAAAGGTATTAACAGCAAAACTGGAgttaagtttgtgtgtgtgatatatattgTGTCCTATGCATGTATACTCAAAACTTGGGTAAAggcacataggattgcagcctaggttTTTCATCTCTCAACTGGTGGTCTGATGTTCCAATTTCCCAGTTATAACTTTCCATAATTTACTATGTCACAATTGAAATAATATAAAGAAGATAGATTCTGGTACAGTTCTGCTGTGTATTATGGTCTAGTTGATACATTGCTGATCTTTGTCATTCAAAGCCTGGCTTGATTTGGGTGActcttgcttttttgtttctCATTTATTCTATAACATATCACCATAGCAATAGTACCTTCACACTGGTTtttaagttaaaaataaaatttaaacagaTTTTAAACACTTGCCAGTATTTTCCCCCCCTGTATCCCTGTCCCTAGTATAAATTCTGATATATACAGGTCCTGACCTagtattaggcaaagtgaggcagttaGCTCAGCAAGTGCTAGGGAGAAAGCAGCAACAATCCCACAAGCTGTTCCTGAGCCTCCAGCCCTCACCTGTTAAAGCACAGCTGTGCCACAGGATGTTACACACACCCCACCTGCCAAAAATTACCCCAGCCTGCTGCCCTTAGGTGCAGTAGAGGACATTATCCTGTTGCTAGTagtgaagtaagattcagctgcatgGAATGGAAGGAGCATCATCTtgtctttgcctcaggcagcaaaacatgcCAGTCCTGGATATATACTAGGTAGTTTCTAAAGTCTTTCTTAGTAACCTTCGGCTGTTTTTATGAAAAGCAAATATTTGCTCCTGCATGTAAGACAATAGAGGCTGCTGCCCAAGGTTATAGTTGCTTCTTTAGATAGTTGCTTCTTTAGAACAAGTGAGCTAACTAGATCGGTATCATGTTTTTGAGGGCAAGTCAAAAAATCTTCCAGGAGCCTGTCTTCTAAAACCTCTGAATGAGGGACAAGGCGGCAAGCCCCAGTTTGTGAACCCCTAAATGCATACTCCAGAGAGACACGCAGTGAATCGTAGCTCTTAGACTAGTGTACCCGTCCTGATACATGTGGTTGCAGTAATGTTTGTCATATTCACCTCATATCTCTAGGTGTACTGTACACCTAAAAATGCAATGGGCAAAAGGAACCTGAGGTCACTGAAAAGCTAAGCAACCTTCAACTCAGGGATGCTGTCAAAAGATGTCGAATTCTTTAAAGTCACTatgatttatttatcattttttaatgccagaaaattaaaagcacactTCTCAGTTGGCTTCCAAGCCAGACAAACTTCGTAGCATGCCATTCCTGTTCTAGCCTTAAAAGTTGTTGGCAGGGGCCAAAAGATCAGGGCAAAAATACTGCTCAAAAGCTTCCTCCCAAAGCCGATAGCCTTGCTGTCTCAAAGCAGGGCTAACTGTTTCAGTGTcaagggaaagggttaaatacCCCTctccttttaaagccctaaaaagaTATTGGGAGAGCTGATCGCAGATATTCCACATCATGTGGTAGGAGACTTTTGAAAGATAAATCTAAATAAAGAAGTTTATGCTTTTATTTTGAAAGGTATCTCAACTGACATTCTGTTGCTATAGCATGGTGAGAAAGAAAGTGAGTTTATTtgctttttgcagcaaaaacaatcttGTAGCACCTTTAAAGACTTAACAGATTTTATGGACTGTATACCATTAAAGTTTTTGCCGTAATAAAGTTACTGTCTAAATTGTGGTCAAGTGGACAGAGTAGGGCTTGGAACAAATTTCATCTGTGCTATGAGCTTATTGTGTAGCCTGGGGGGGAAAACAGGTGCAGCCTCATATACTCATCTGTGAAATGACTTTCCTCACAGAGTTGCTCTGAGGATGAACACAATAAATATAATGCACAAAGGATGATAAGGAGGGGGAACTGGCGAGATCCTGGTTCCCCCTCAACACCTTTGTGCAGGAGGGGATGCAACCATTCACAGCATCAATTATTTCAGCTGCTGTACCAGTATTAATGGGTGAGAATCCTGACTGAGCTGCAAGGCAGTATTGTTATCACTATTACTGCTAGTTCTCTATGAAAAAGCTTAACATTCTACTTTTCAAGTTCAGAATATTCCTACAGTTTTCGAGTAGTGAACCCTCTACAAAAGAactgatgttttattttatagctaggacatgaaataaacattttattcctgatttatttatttatttcaaaacacGTTTCTCAGCTGAAGATATGGAATAtacaaaatactttttatgtgAGTTATTGCAACAAACAAGTTCCATGAAATAATTCTGGATCAGGAACACAAGTAGCTTTTTTacacaaatacatatatatatttaatatatattggATCCTACTTTATGAAGAATGACACCGTTAATTTTATACTAGTTGTCAGAATGCCGACATGCATTTAGATATGTATTCCATGGGCTCAAAGAGTAGGGCAAGTGTGAGCTGCGCTTTGTCTTCCTCACAAGAGGGGCTTATGGCATATCCCTTCATCAGAGGACAGAACTTCAGTCTTGAATGGTAATCagtttctgaatattttaaatGGTCCTTTAGCTCTGGTATTTGTAAAAAAATGCAGTTAAACAGCTGGTGGTTAACTGTTAAAATGTGGAGGAACATGATATAGAAATATCAgtagaaaaatcattttctgtaCAAGGGATGAATTCAGCAGACGTCCACAATCAGAGGTGTTGTGTAGTCGGAGTGTCTGATTCCAAAAGTGACAACTGGAGCACAAGATTTGAGCAATGATACCTAGAAGCAGAAGGAGTGTAAAATATATTAGGTGAAACAGGCTAGGCTTCTGCTAACAGATTCTTCATTTTGTTCTTTGATCTCTGTGTTCTGCTTAACAGAACAGGCTGCTTCCTGCTGGTTTACTGAGTAAGAAGCATTTTAAATGGAATGTTAAGTGGAAGAATTAAGTACAGATAATTAATAATTGCAGAGCACAACTGGGGCAGTGTTTCATGAAATACTGCTGGAGGAGCTAGATGAATATCCTGGGCATTGTGGACCCCTGGAGATAAACAGTAATTTCAACATCTTGTTTCTTCTGGTCTGAGTAACTTCATATGCAATTAAGTAGCACCATGGTTGATTCTGGAAATGGAGTGTGTACAGTTTCAAGATCCAGCAGCACACACTTGCAAACAAAATTTCATGCGATTTTCATGTTCACCAGTTCACAAAACCCCCAAACTAATTTGCACACACCTGTAGTAGTCTCAGGGGTGTATGAAGTAGGGGGCGGATCACCCTGGgttccacttggggggggggttgacaagatggcccctgcctccccccagctgtagagcagctgAGGGTGCGCGCAGTCAGTAAGGGCGCCGCTCGCGCAGTGTCCATACGGGCTGCTGCTCTCTCGCACCATCCATACGGTCAACCGTACAGGCTGCCTTTCGCATGGCGACCGTACAGGCTGCCTCGCACGAGAGCAGCTGCCCGTATGGACTGCGCATGTGTGGCATCCTGTATGGTcgccgcacatgcgcagtccgtaCAGATGTCGCGTGTCTGCCACTGGGCGGTTTGCCCTGCCCCTCGGTGTCCCGCCCCGGGTGCCAGAgaggttcctccgccactgagtAGTCTTACTATGTTCCCAGTCTGTCAAACCATGTGTTTGGCAGCAGAAGAGACTGGTTTGTTAAACTATAGTTTGCATTACATCCAAGCCGGGAAATTGGTCTAAGCACACATGTAAACCAGGATTGCAAACCACTGGTTGTTCTCGGTTTACAATCCTGGCTTGTAGAGAGCTTTAAAGCTATACTTTAGACATCATGGCAAACTGTCATTCAACAATACAGAAAGTTTCTCTGACAGCCAGCTGCATAAGGAGAGGAGGGACTGCTCCATCTCACTGCTTGCTCCTGAgctaacaaaccatggtttcttgaAGCAGCAATGTGATGTCCCAATCAGACCCGTGCGACAAATGGACCAATCTAGATAAAGAATATCACTAGTAGTTATGTGCATGGGCCATGGGTTTGGTAATTACGTCTAACAAAAATGAACAGGGTTGCTAAGCTACCTATGACCAGCTTCTAACTTCTGTTTCTGTAATATTAGGACAAACATTTCCCTCCCCTCACATCCCACGATTTCAGGCTCTGTTGCCAGGAAAGGAGAATATCCGTACATGGGAGTAATAATTGCTGAAAACAATTAAGAATGAAAGGAAGCTGCTTCTCACCTTTCCTACACTATAGTCTGCAGGCCCAGGTGTTTTCCCAGCTCTTAGACCCTTGCTTCGACTGCCCATAGAATACTTGGGCGCTCTCTTTTTGTAGATATCTGTATCAGGCTTATGATATGCAGCAGGACCAGGGGTCTGTAAGAGAAGGAACAGGATTCCCATAGATGAAGTAATAATACAATCCATATCTCCTAATTTCCCAGGAAAATTGAGCAGCTCCCTGTGTTACACCAAAATACATTGAATATAGTTTCTACAGTGGCAACACTTTACTTCTCTCACTAATTATCTTCCGCTCCCCAATGATTTATCAGTGCAgttgtaaaataaaaaagcaaatatgAAAATAGGACCTGTCATtgagttgctttttttttttaaggacacgTGAAAATTAGAGTAAAAGATGTTGCACAACTGGAGCTAAAAAGTAGGGGTAAAACAAGATTAAAGGCGTTGCAAAAAGTTTGGTAAAATGGCAAGAGCGAACAGTGCATCACAGCCAGATTTCTATCTGCTCCTGAATGAATAATTTTAGCATTCAGACCCCCATGAAAGAGCATAAATTGGCTCTTTGGCACTAGCAACCAGCAGTATGCATTAAATCAAGATTACAACAAATC
The Podarcis muralis chromosome 1, rPodMur119.hap1.1, whole genome shotgun sequence DNA segment above includes these coding regions:
- the BET1L gene encoding BET1-like protein, which translates into the protein MADWGRGQNANAVDDMLDVENKRMTENLASKVTRLKSLALDIDKDAEDQNHYLDGMDSDFMSVTGLLTGSVKRFSTMTRSGRDNRKLLCYVSAGLIVVFFILYYLVTRART